DNA sequence from the Prochlorothrix hollandica PCC 9006 = CALU 1027 genome:
CTGTAGTAGGAGGGGTGCTTGACCATCTCCAGACGGTGGCGAGGCCGCTCAATGGGAATGTCGAGAATTTGGCCAATGTGGGCCGAGGGACCATTGGTGAGCATCACCACCCGATCGGACAGCAATAGGGCTTCGTCCACATCATGGGTCACCATCAGGGCCGTGACCTGGTTAGCTTGACAGATTTGCATCAACTGCTCTTGGAGGTTGCCTCTGGTCAAGGCATCCAGCGCCCCAAAGGGTTCATCCAACAACAGCACTTTGGGCCGAATGGCTAGGGCACGGGCAATGGCTACCCGCTGCTTCATGCCCCCCGATAGTTCATGGGGGTAGCGATCGGCGGCGCGGCCCAAACCCACTGCCTTGATGTTTTCCTCGATGATCCCCCGCCGTTCTCCCTGGGGCAGTTGGCTTAAGGCGGTATCTACCGCTAAGGCGATGTTCTCCCGCACGGTTTTCCAGGGCAGGAGGGAGTAGTTTTGGAACACCACCATGCGATCGGGTCCGGGTTTACGAATTTCTCGTCCTTCTAACACAGCCCCCCCATGGGTGGGCCGATCGAGACCAGCCACAATATTGAGGAGGGTGGATTTGCCACAACCCGAGTGACCAATGAGGGAAACAAATTCCCCTTTTTTAATTTTTAGTTCAATATTCTTGAGGGCAATGTATTCCCCCCCATCCGGCAGGGCAAAAATCTTATCAACGTGATCAATTTCAACGTAAGCAGACATGGGCAAACCAACGAAAAGGGTAACGGTCTCAGGCAAGGGGTCAGAGCCTAGGGGGATCAGGGGCCAGGGATATCTGCATCCCCAGGGGAGCAATTTTCTCCGTGCCACTGTGGGCATTGGGGTTATACAGCAACCCTAAATCAGTTGTAGGCATCTCGATGGCTGAAACCCTTGGTGTGGTGTGCCCCCGGAGGGGGCACACCACACGACCAATTTAGGACTACTGTAGCGGGTGGTTTCGCTGCCTATCCCAATGTTCGAGGGACCCGTTAGGATTTGGTTCCTTTAACCACTAAGTCTCCTAAGAAAGAAATTAGCTTATCTAGCAATAACCCCACGAGGCCCACATAAAGAAGGGCCAAAATAATTTCGCTAATGAGGGAACTATTCCAGGCATCCCAAATAAAGAAACCGATACCAACGCCACCAATGAGCATTTCCGCAGCTACGATCGCCAACCAAGACAAACCAATGCCAATGCGCAGGCCGGTGAACACATAGGGCACCGTAGCGGGAAAAAGAACATGGATAAAATATTGCCAGCGGGACAATTGCAAGACCTGGGACACGTTGCGATAGTCTTGGGGCAGTTGCTGTACTCCAATGGATGTGTTAATAATAATGGGCCAAATTGCCGTAATAAAAATTACAAAAATTGCCGAGGGTTCACTGTCTTGGAGGGCCGCTAGGGAAATGGGCAACCAAGCCAGGGGCGGGACGGTGCGCAAAACCTGGAAAATTGGATCAAGGGCATCATAAATGAGGGTACTGCTGCCAATGATCATGCCTAATACAATGCCGACAATAGCTGCTGCAATAAAACCGACGGCTACCCGCTGGAGACTGGCCAGAATTTGCCAAAATAGTCCTTTATCGGTGCCCCCATTATCAAAGAAAGGATTAATAATCAATTCCCAAGTGTCTTCGACAACGGCGATCGGACCCGGTAAGTTGGCATCAGGACTGGCACACAGTAATTGCCAAATCCCCAAAAAGATCACGATCGCAAGGGTTGAAGTACCCAACCGACCAAACTTTTTTAACTGGTCAAGGGGGGTCGATCGAGAACGGCGATGGGAGGTGGTGGCCATGGTTTCAAGTCAACAATGCAAGGGTGAATAGGAAAACTAGAGCAAGGTCTAGGGCAGGGGCTTAGCCCCTTATATTTGAGAGGGTCTATTTCACATTGGCAGATTCCCCAATTTTGGTAGGGGCAATCCCCCCGTGGTTGCCCCGGCTGTGGGTCCCCAAGAGGGTCGGCACGGGGGCGAGAACCCTACCTGAGATCGATGGTTCCCAGGTGAAATCCACCCCGTTGATCCGGCTCTGACCGGCGATCGTGGGGCTGCAACCCTACTCACTTTCCCCTGAATACAGCAACCCTAAATCAGTTGTAGGCATCTCGATGGCTGAAACCCTTGGTGTGGTGGCCCCCTCCGGGGGCACACCACACGACCCATTTAGGACTGCTGTAGTTACTAGTCCGATGGGGTTCTCGATTCGGTTATACATCGAGCTACCCCATCGTCTTAGACTTTTTTAATCTTCAGAGAACTGAGGTAAGCGTTAGGATTTTCGGGGTCAAAGGTCACCCCATCAAAGAAGGTTTCTATGCCACGGGAGGAACTGGCGGGAATGGCAGCATCTTGGCCCAGAGCCTTAGCGGCTGCTTGCCAGAGGTCTTCCCGATTCACCTGATCCACAAGGGCTTTGGTGTCGGTGTCGGGCTTGAGGTAGCCCCAGCGAATGTTTTCCGTGAGGAACCAAAGGTCGTGGCTCTTGAAAGGATAGGAGGCGCTGCGATCCCAGTAGGTTTGCATCAGGGTGGGATCGTCTAGGGTGCGACCGCTACCGAAGTCGAAAATCCCCTTGGAGCGATCGAGGATGTCCTCCACCGGCACCTTAAACCACTCCCGTTTTGCCAGGATATTGCACATTTCATCCTTATTTTCTGGCATATCACACCAGATTTGAGCCTCCTGAACCGCCATGATCAGCGCCTGGGTCGCTTTGGGATTGGCATCGACCCAATCCGCCCGCATCCCAAACGCCTTCTCCGGGTGATCCTTCCACAGTTCTCCCGTCGTCAAGGCACCGTAGCCAATGGCCTGGTTCACCGTTTGCAGGGGCCAAGGTTCGCCCACACAGAACGCTTCCATGGCATCCACCTTCATGTTGGCCACCATCTGGGGCGGAGGTACGACGATGGTCGAGATATCGTTATCCGGGTCAATGCCCCCTGCTGCCAGCCAGTAGCGGATCCAGCAGTCATGGGTTCCGCCGGGGAAAGTCATGGCCACCTTGATATCCTTTCCCCCTGCCTTCGCCTGCGCAAAAGCCTCCTTCAGGGGACTGCTATCCAAACCAATCTTCAGATCTTTGTAGGCATTGGACAGGAGAATCCCTTGGCCATTGACATTGAGGCGGGCCAGGATATACATGGGCAGGGGCTTGCCATCGGTCACGATCCCGGCGGTCATCAGATAGGGCATTGGCGTTAAAATATGTGCCCCGTCAATACCGCCACCGGCAGAACCCAGTACCAAATTGTCGCGGGTGGCACCCCAGGAAGCCTGCTTTGAGACATCCACATCAGGCATGCCATATTTGGCAAAAATCCCTTTTTCCTTGGCAATAATCAGGGGAGCCGCATCGGTGAGGGCAATGAAACCCAGCTTGGCAGTGGTGACTTCAGGGGTATCTAAAGCGGCAACAGGACTAGGGGCAGCGCTATTACCAGATGCGGGGGTTGTCGTTGCTTCAGGGGTAGGAGACGTGCTGGTGGGACTACAAGCATTGAGAAGGAGTGTTGTGGCCGTAGAAGCACCAGCGGTAATTAGAAAGTTCCGACGGGACAGTGGGGTCATAAAAGGGGGGTACTACCGATCGTTGGGAAGAGTCAGGACAAAGCAAGAGGAGCAACAAGACAGGAGGAGCAACAAGACAGGAGGAGTAACAAGACAGGAGGAGTAACAAGACAGGAGGAGTAACGAGATTGATCACATCTTCAAGGAGATCGCCAGGGGAAGTCTGAAGGGGAAGTCTGATCCTCAAATTTCGGTAATGAAATACCGCAAAATGCGTCAGAACTCCCACAAGAAACAACAGAAAACACGAGAAGTAGCAGAAATCCCACAGATTCAAATCAAGCTAGTCCACTACCGAGGATTATGGGCTGATAAACTCAGCTTTATGAAGAAACATTAATAAAACAGTGCCCATCAAATGAGTATTGAAAACTACAGATCCCCTATTGTTTTTCTGCTTTTATGCAATAAACGCATCTTGATCTTCTGTTTATTGATACAACCCCGCCCCTGGGAGACTCCCCTCCACGGGCACCCGGGCTAACCACAGCGATCGCCCCTGGAATGCCGACCCCCTAGGGGACACCTTGAATCATGCAAATTTTGGGGGTAATGCCCAGGCCAG
Encoded proteins:
- a CDS encoding CmpA/NrtA family ABC transporter substrate-binding protein; protein product: MTPLSRRNFLITAGASTATTLLLNACSPTSTSPTPEATTTPASGNSAAPSPVAALDTPEVTTAKLGFIALTDAAPLIIAKEKGIFAKYGMPDVDVSKQASWGATRDNLVLGSAGGGIDGAHILTPMPYLMTAGIVTDGKPLPMYILARLNVNGQGILLSNAYKDLKIGLDSSPLKEAFAQAKAGGKDIKVAMTFPGGTHDCWIRYWLAAGGIDPDNDISTIVVPPPQMVANMKVDAMEAFCVGEPWPLQTVNQAIGYGALTTGELWKDHPEKAFGMRADWVDANPKATQALIMAVQEAQIWCDMPENKDEMCNILAKREWFKVPVEDILDRSKGIFDFGSGRTLDDPTLMQTYWDRSASYPFKSHDLWFLTENIRWGYLKPDTDTKALVDQVNREDLWQAAAKALGQDAAIPASSSRGIETFFDGVTFDPENPNAYLSSLKIKKV
- a CDS encoding thioredoxin; protein product: MDFTWEPSISGRVLAPVPTLLGTHSRGNHGGIAPTKIGESANVK
- the ntrB gene encoding nitrate ABC transporter permease; the protein is MATTSHRRSRSTPLDQLKKFGRLGTSTLAIVIFLGIWQLLCASPDANLPGPIAVVEDTWELIINPFFDNGGTDKGLFWQILASLQRVAVGFIAAAIVGIVLGMIIGSSTLIYDALDPIFQVLRTVPPLAWLPISLAALQDSEPSAIFVIFITAIWPIIINTSIGVQQLPQDYRNVSQVLQLSRWQYFIHVLFPATVPYVFTGLRIGIGLSWLAIVAAEMLIGGVGIGFFIWDAWNSSLISEIILALLYVGLVGLLLDKLISFLGDLVVKGTKS